The genomic window AGAAGGAGGCAGGGGCGCACAGGGGGGGATGGGTAGGTGTGAAGCAgggcgagaaaaagaggcactGATGGATGGACAGCGTTCGCCCAGATACGGCGCCGAGGACGCCAATCGAGTGCTGTGCCTTCAAGTAGCGCAGATATGCTCACCAATAGTAGtaagaaacgaaaagaatGAGTAACTCAGAGAGGACAACAATGGAGAATGGAGCGGGGCACTCCATGCGATAGAGAGAAGGCTCTCCTCGctacagaaaaaaaaaaagagttcAACAAGCTCGCAAACATACCCACATGTGTTCTTCTGGGTGGGTGTAGGATGAGCTAAGCCATAGCGCACACAGAGCAACTTTCCTCAGAGATTCACTTGGCCCTGGAGCTTGTGCGCGTTGCGGCGGTGCACAAGCTCGCAGGCGGCGACGTACCGCTCGAATTCTTCCCGTGCCTCATTAGAGAGGCTCCTTAGGAACTCTAACTTGGATGTCTCGCACTGCTCCAAGTACCACCCCGTGAAGAGCTCTACAAAGTCGTAGGGAAATCCTAGCTCATCCTCGTCGGTCTGAGCCTCCCAAAGGTCGGCGGACGGGGCGGCATTGCGCGTGTTCGCCGGCACCCCAAGCACCTCGGCAACTAGAAATACCTCGCTCTTGTGTAAGTCAGAGATGATTTGCACATCCACAACACCGTCGCCGGCCTTGCAGAAGTATCCCAGGTAAAAATCCTCATCCTTGTTCCCGGTGCCCATAACAATAGCTGGAGTGCCTTCTTggttgagcagctgcgccacgtaAAAGCCCGGCGGGGTGCGCATGTAGCTGCGAAGCTGACCACGTGCAAAGTCGCCGCCCTTGATGCCGACAGCCTTCTCGATAAGTGTCGTGAGTTCGGCGTGAAGGTTGGTCTGGTCAATAACGACCTCCGTAGCACCGCAAGCAGCGATGTTTTCCTTGCCCCGCTTCAGTGCCCAGGGGCTACTGTAGATTGGCTGGCACAGTCCCACGTTTTTCTCAATAGGGCTCTTGGGCACCTGCATTGCGCGAGCACACATCGCAAGCACTACTGCCGAGTCGATCCCACCTGATACACTCGTTACGCAGGCCTTCAGACCACACCGGCGCATGTAGTTGTTCAGCTTCGCACACTTCATCTCAATCCAGGCAACCGGGTCGAAAGCGCGGGTGTTTCGGTGTTCTTTGagcacacgctgcagctccggaTGAAGCGGCGCCACAGGCATTTTGTTTTTGGAGCTACGTTGTTTAAGGTGAGGGGTGCGCTACAGATGAATAATGCAGAGCTTAGGAGCGATAGAGTCACCGTATAACTACAGCAAAGTAAACTCaaggggaggtgggggggggggctatgTTGAAGCGGACGGTGAGTACCAGCGCCGAGAAAATGTCGTCGATCGTCGACAGTGAGAGCCAACAAGTATACCGTGTGTTTGCCTTCAAGCGGCAGTGTGTGTAGGATGGGCTCCGCCTTACGAATACAGCGCGAATGGAAGGAGCTCGGCAAGGCGATCAGCGCATGCGCCGAGGGAGAGCAAAggtgggtggagagagagagaggggcagcacaaaggagaaggggaggagagttGCGCAACGGAACACAAGCTGCTCTACTGTTGCCCACACTGCTGCAAGTAAGATGTGTACTCAACAACTAATAAacggcgcaccagcagggCAGCCATTCGGTTCCTGAAGCCGTGAAGGTCAAAGTTATCCGCTGGTGCAAGAGAgggcacctccccccccccctttgaCTCTTTCGCCAGCGCTATAGCTTCTTGTCGTCCGtaccagcaccaccgctgttcCTGGACATGCACGCCAGCCCCCTTAGCAAGGTAGCGTGCCACGTCACAAACTAAGCCGTAAGCCATCCACACTttttgggtgtgtgtaggttgttgttgttgcttccAAAAGACGTGCTTCTCTTGCAGTGTACCAGCATGTGTCACCCTCGCTTGGGCCGCGTTAGAGAGTGCGTATAGGACTGCCTACGCGCCTCAGTCTGCTAGTGAAATTGACGTGTATGTTCGTTGATGGGGAACACCAACGAACAAACAGAGAAGGTAGACAAGAAGCAATAGAcgggacacacacacacacatacacgcggCACACTGaacaagaaggagagcaCGAAGCgtgcaaagaagagagagtgagagagaaacacaccaAACGCGCACAAAGAAGTTATCAGATGCGGAAAGTGTGGAAAACTTGACTTTGTACAAGTCACATCAGCTATTGAACatacggggggggggggcggggaggagaggggaggaagggaggagatgccccacgcacagagaggggagaggtgaagagaagaagtAAGAAACGAACGGCGACAAGACACTCGCTCAGCCTATATCGCGCAGCCATATGCTCAGCACACCGGCGTGAGCGCTCAAAAAATGAGGAGTAATAAAAACGCAACCATCAGAACGGGATGCACACTGTTTAGGTCGTATTGGTGACCACCCCCTCAGCAtcacttttctttttctgctcttAGGGCTCCGCATTTTTGAtggtgcgtgcgcgtcgATGGTTCTCCAAcagctggcggcggtagGAGTGCGCCTTGTCGGCGTCCACAGTGTGAGCATCCTTGCGGTAGGCCTCCATAAACTGCGCCTGGTACATCATACCCTCCAGAATGGGATCGGGGCGATTGGTGCCGAGgcgctccttcgcctccgtATAATCCTTTAGAATCTCCTGCTTAACGCGCTCCCCAGTCGCGGTCTGCACAAAGTTGTCCATGTGAACAATCGGCGCATGACGGATCCACGTGTCGTCCTGCAGGGGCTGCAAGTGCAAGCTGGCGAACTCCTCCGACGGCATTGTGAGCACGCCAGTGTCGTAGCCGTTGGCTACGGTCTCCAGTTGCATCGATTCAGTGTCTCTTGGACCCGCCATGAGAAGTACAGGTaaggtaaaaaaaaaaaggagaagtaCGGAGACGATAAAGCGTGGAAGCTAGAAACAGGAGCACAGTACGCGGGAAGGGGGGATGAGAGTTTGCTGAATAGGGGCACAGGCGAAAGGTACTTGTAGAAGTGTTTGTTTGAATTTCTACGTGAGCTTAGTGAATGAGGGACGCTTGTTCCAACAAAGTACAGAGTGGATGAACACCGTGCGAGGCCAGCACGACAGACACGCAGGAGCAAAAAAGTGCAAAAAACAGTAGTGAGCAACCACAGGAGAAGTACATCGGAGAATGACATTGAAGAGGACCTCCACGTTGGCGGTCGTGCACCGGGTGCCGAaaatggagagggagaaatgGGGAGAGGACGTCGTAATGAGCAAACATTCACCGTAAAGCAGCAGTGACTGCTTCCCTTCCTATGGAGGACTGACTGGAGCTGAGTGAATGACACACAACACCACGCAGCTTGTGCAACTCTAAATAACGACCctgccgcctctttttcctgcTCACCCTCAGCGTGTGCACGgcgccttcttttttttttccctgaGAGGGCTGCAGAACCCCCAATAGAAATGTCGTGATCTCCTGAACGTTCCCTCTCGGTCTCGCTTTCCGTCCCCGCCGTCTTTCGTTCTGATGTCGtccttttctgcttttcCGTGGGCCAATATGAGCCTTTCCGCTTGtttggtggtgatggtggtttTCCAGTCTCCATTTTTTGCTTAGTGTTGTCCTTTACAATATGCGATGCAAAACGAAAAGCATACAAGACCAAAACGAGAGGCAGAGACCTACAGACAGATAGAGCAGACACGAGGACAcaacaccccctccctcacccccacccccacacacgcaccacacacagagagagaagaagagtgtaagagacacagacacccacagtcacccacaaaaaaaagaaggtgACATGTCAAGCCTCGCATCGTCGAGGCTACAAACGACAAGTCAACACAACAACCAACAAACCACAGGTATGGGAAATCCACACAAGAACCCCAATTACACACgagcaggagaaaaaaaaatcgCTCGCAACATAGCCGCAGTGGACACAATGACATGGGCAAAGACAAATATGtgaatacacacacacagagagaggaagataCACGCAGAACAGAGAAGCTCGAGAAAGCCTCTCGCAACGCTAACCAGACACCGCTGAAAAAAAACATCAAACCACTTTTTGGTTCggcatctctctcctctaTGCAAGACCGCTTCAGACACAACACCAGCATCCCCACCCTATTCCACCAGCAGGCTCATCGTGTCgcgcaaagcagcagtgggcACGAATGCTACAGCCGTGCGCTGACTCAGTCCTCGCAGCACGGCCTCAGGCTCAAGCAGTGGCTGCCCATCCCCTCCACAGGCCGCCGCACAGCTGCCCTCCATCCTGCCGGTCGCCACGCGGtgcgtccccccctcccccagatGGCGACAcactcaggctccccacaccagtggggtGCGCGGGGCCGGGTGAGgtgcgttcgagtcacgctggcacaccctgcccatcacatggaCGGCACAAGCGCTttcgctgtcgcaggtcgctctgGCGCCACGCCGTTCACGACCCGGGCGcagacaccagcagcgatgcatcgctctgactACTCTCGGTAGTAGGCACTTGACGCGGTCCGCACCAGCGGTGATTCCATAGTGGCAGGGAGAAGGTGTGGGGACTGCTTggcctcccccacccagAGTGGGGGCACTGAACCCCCTGTCATACCACGCACCGAGTTGTGTGCCTCGTTGTCAGAGGTGAAACACATCGAAGaaacgagaagaaaaaagagacgcAGCCAGCGCACTGTACTTCAAGCACAGCAATACGCATACGGATATACACGCAGGAAAACAGTGGAAAGTAAGACATGTTAGTGCTCGCATCCTCAAACCAGTAGATGAAGCTGAAGAAGAGTATCAGAAGACTCTAACAGAAAGGAGTGTGGCATACGTATCTGTTTCAGCCACCACCGACAGTCACATGAGGCGCCAGATGCAGAGCACGAGGAGAATCGACGGAGTAAGGGTACTCTGGCGCCCttgcgcgtgtctgcgctgGTAGTGAAGAAGTCCCCGTACCTAATTCACTGCCGTAAAACCAACGAGAAACCCCCCGTACGGAAAGCGCATAAagccgcaaaaaaaaaaaaatgttGCAGATATGGAATGATGCGTTCTTCACCCATTCACAGCTGTGAAAGGCGATTGTGACTACACACGGACACGAAAAATCGCGAACACCTCGCAGTCGCTGACCTCGttgtgtcttttttttctgatGTTCTCTTCCGGAAGAGTGCGACGTCCGGTGGCTCCCTCGTCGCAGAATTTCGTTGGTGTAGGTGTGCGTTAGAGTGTGCTCTAACGCACAGGACACTCCCTGCGATACGCATACAGGCAGAAAAGCTCAGGCACGTATTTCGCATGTCCTGGTGAGGACATTGATGAGTCGTGCCCTGCGCTTTGCCTGTGCTGAAGCAACTGCGAGGCACATCAACAACCTCAAACAGAAACTTTGGAGCGGCTCGCCgtaagaggggagggcgtcAGAGTAGGGAGATAATGAAAGGGTGAGTGAAGagtggaagggggaggggggaagagaaggatgGAAGCAGTGTGCCACACAACAGGAAACCCCCAAAACGTGCGAAACGACGAAGACAAGTGGGGAggcagaagggaaaaaggggcGAAACGCACAGACCCGCAAACGTGAAAAGCAGAACAGAATACGCATCGGACACCGTTCAGAGACGGCCATGCAGCAACACGACAATacacgaaaaaaagaaaaaaaaacacaatATGCAGCTGCGAAAACATTTCATTCTCTCCCCTATTTCCTTCTCACAGCAAAAAGTAGACAGCGAAACGtaccacaccaccacaaccacaGGACTACATAAGCACAGAGACGCATACACACCTGTGAAGGTATAAAGCACCAGTCTTCCCATCCCACTTGCAAATTCAGCATCCCCATCCTTTCAGTGAATCGAAAGGCACCCACCATGGGCCGCGAGATACACACACGAAGCCCTGCAAATTCTGTAATCGATAGCACAGAACATCATCACTTCGGTGTCGCCTCGCTTACACAACTCTGCCCTTCAAGCTGAGATCAATCGGGGACGCTGTGGTGGACAGTACCTTGGGGTGGGTACTCATCATCAGAGGAGATGCATTGGAGTTAGCCGCACAGTCGCCGCTGCTAAGTCCGTCATCTCTGGACTCATGGCGATCTGAGGTAGGCAAGGTGTTCGTCACGGAACACCTGGAAAATGCTGGAGCTACGTTTGCAGAAAAGACCTTCGGTGACTTCGGTGACTTTGGTAGAGAATTCTTCCGctctgcagtgccgcctctctcttttatgTCGCCCGACACGGCACCTTCACCACCCGACGCAGAGTGTGCCCTCTCAGCATTCCCAGCCGTCGAGGCTACCTCGTCAGGAATCTGTGCCACGGCGCTGGGTGAGGAAGTATCGTCCTTGCCTAAGGCACTGATGTTGTCGTCCGTCATGCATGACGATACTGCAGGCAGATAGAGCAGCGACGCGTGCGGAGAGCTGGTGGCAGATGTCTGGGCTGTTTGAACACCGCCTTGAGGTCCACGCTTGAATTTGATGATGACCACGGACATGTTATCGCAGCCGAGGCGGAACGGCtgcggagagagacaggcatCCATCAGCTCCTCACAGATCTTTCCGAGTGGCACGCGCTCCTGGATGCGCGGTCGCACAAAGTCCACCACCTGCTTGCTTGACATTATGTCCCAGATCCCGTCGCACGCCAACACAGCAAACTCGTCTTTGTCGCGGTTGAGCTTGGTGACCCGAACCTCCGGCGCACTGGTCACTGCCTGCATCTCCCACGAAACCTGCGTGTTGTTTTTGAACATAAAGTCACCAATGGCACGACTAAGCGCCAGCATGCCGTTCACGCGGCGGTTTAGCACGTAGCAACCGGCGCGCTCGATGCGCATCTGCTCGGATGGTAGAAATGGCTTGTGATCAGTGCTAAGCGCATCAACGCTGCCGTTGCGGCACATGACACAGCGACTATCGCCAGCGTTGGCACAGTACACGTCATCGCCGTCTAAGTAAAGCacaacagcggcgcaccCGCCCCGCTCAAAATTCGGGAGAGTGTGCAGGTACTTGTCAATTGCAATGAAGCCGTCGTACAGCGCCTTCGAGATCTCGCCCTTCATGAACGCCTTCGTCTGATGCACAAACTGAAACATGTACTCGCCGCAGTACTTGGCCGTTGCAGCCCCGCTGTGGCCGTCGTAGACACCAAAGAACCCACCCTTCTCGAGCAGTagcagcgtgtgcgcatcCTCCATGGTGCGCCTCCATCCTTGCATGCTACTTGAGCCGTATTCCAGAAACTCGTTCTCGCCACTGAAgctgttcttctccttcataGGCTGACTCATAATATCAGCGCGACGGAGTAGTTCATCGAAGTTCGGTTGCCCAGCGTTGCGGACCACCCATGCGAGCACaacctgcagcacctccagccaTCCCATCAACCATCCACCAATAAGAATGGTGAGGGCCACGATAACACCATACACATAGTACCCGTATCCCATCATCAGTGTGAGGGTGACGAAGAGCAGAACGGAGCGCACAATGTATGTGCGCCGCTCGCGCGTCTGTTGCTCTAGCATACGCGCCATTTGAATCTGCTGCTGACTCAAGTAATGCATCTGCTTTGCAGGGGACATGGGCTGTTTGGCAGGAGGTCGTCGCGGGGGGGCGCGCTTGAGCGGCATCATCCTAAAACACTGCCAGTACACAAAACCACGCCTCGCTagagcagagaaacaaaagaaaaaagcagaGGTgcgaaacagaaaagaacgCCAACAGTAGATGCGTGACTGACCACGTCGATGATACTCTCTCGTCCTCGAAAACTTCCTTACAAGACGTGAGTCTGTAAAATGTGTGCCTTTgccgggggaggaggggggggaaggggagacaAATGCAAATCGGAAAAGTGAAGTGACTCCACAGTTACCGTCGTTTTCTAAAGGAAGGAGTAAATCGCGGGGGGAGTGCGAGGTAAGTGCAAAGTACAGACCTGCTCAGTAACAAAGAAGCAGAAGCCCGAGTCACGTGAACGTAGAGTGGCACCGGAATCTTTATGGGGGCTACCGCCTTCCTTGCCCACGACAGAgactccacacacacacgtacacacaatAAGGAGGTCTCTAGCTTTATGTTTCCCCtccacagacagacacacagacacatacacacacacacacacacacgcaagcacgtGAAAAGAAGCGTAAACGAGTGCACAGCGCAGGTGTGAAAAGGCGACCttaaaagaaaaaagagagaaacacgtTCTTTGGCCTCTAAGTCGAAGAGGTCCCCATCAAGACGCTGACTTtcagaaaagaggaaaagagagagacagagagagggagcgcgTAGGAATAGTGGCGAATGCCGGATGCCTACGTGAAAGGGGTGAAACAATGCAACACAGAAATAGCTGACGTTCGCGTTTCTCTGCtatgtttttcttttttccttcttcgtGTGTCCGTGGTGGTTTATCAGAGTCCTCTCTTCGTGCGGTGTGCTATGAAGGAAAAAGCGCAACAAAGATGTACCgctttttccttctcactTTTGTGGAGtctacacacacaagcaacgAAGATAAGATGGGTCGAGGAAGGAGTGCGGGAGAGTCAAAGGAGGTTCAGCTAACGCGGTTCGGCAGGTGCGTAGGATAGAAGAATAGGCCGACGGAGATGGTGttcggcagcggcgtgagAGCACCGTACTGCACACTAAAGAAGCAAAGTGGCCAAAGGAGCTCTCGGAGGCTGACTTGACGAGCCAAATAAAACAAAATTAACGAAACCTTCAAGAGCAACCTGCAGATGAGGAGGACAGTAcaaaagacagagaaagcgTGTGGTTCGTTTTCTTCCACAGAAAGCCGCGTATCCTCACTCAgatcttttccctctcttcgatGCTTTCCAGAGTAGGCACCTTTCGCTCTGAGCAGTGACAAAACGGCAATAACGCGTCAGTACAGCAAAGACACCATATACAGAGGTAACTGCCCTTCTCCCGCGCCAACGAAgccacagacacaccacGACACGCGCCCACAAAGGAGGGGTAGGGAGTTGTTTGCGGCtaccgcacacgcacaaatgGGGGAGAGACAACAATGGACCGTATCAATACGAGCCTTGTTACcagcggaaaaaaaacggtagaagggggtgggaaggggCCCACAGTGCAGAGCCAAGCCGACCAACCAACGATGGgatgacgcagcagcgcataCCCATACAAAGCTAACGTGCGCCCGCACCGTgtggaaaggggagaggaaggggtggggttAAGGGAAGCGGGCAAGCGGATGGGAGAGgtgcgaggaagagggagtaGCAGTAGCTCGTCACGTaacaagaggaaaagagggaaagcaaTACCAAAGGCaaggggggaagtggaggTCAGGTGCAGATGAACAGATGCAGTTACGTTTGCAAAATTGTTGTTCATTTGAGTCCAAGACGATGTGCAGGTCGACAGGCTACTGACCCACCCCCATGCCCACAATGCAGTAGGGCATCGGAGTGCCTGTTCGAACGGGCGCTGGATGCTACGTGACATCCGCATAGACGAACGGGATTTGCGGCTCTAAACGCTCTCGATCAACGGGAAAGTAGAGGCACGACAACGtagccctttttttttgctgttctTTGGTGCCCTCTGTGGCGCATACCATCATCGATCATGCAGGGACAACCCATCAAACAAACCGTGTGCCACATACAGTCACGATCGGTGGCGCGAGCAGGGACATGCCTTTCTTCCCCCATTGGACATCATACTACGCCAGGAtcggaaaagaaaagcgagacCGTGCCGTCACGACACGCCGTGATACACCAGTGCATGCACGCACAAAACAAATGAAGCAAAAGACGACGTTAGCACACAAGAAGATGGCTCGCAGGACCAATGAAAATATGATTCAAGGTGAGAGAAttgaagaagaaagagaagcgcaaggctGCCCCAAGGCCAACGTGAGCAAAGCAGCCGCGTATCTCTCACAACGAACGCACACCTCTCTTCAAAACAGAATCTGTGGGGGGAGCGTTCACGAGAAGACAGGAGTGCTGTGGGAAGGTATCCGTGCCGCAATGCCTTCACCCCCAACATCCTTCACATCCCTTGATTGCCTATAAAACCATTCTCAGGGCGAGACTGAGAAAGGAAAACTGCCGCTGAGGGTGAAAAATATTTCTCTCGCTGGAGTTTTTCTATGAAGCTCAACAACACATGTcaggcgcacagacacacgcccaTACAAGGGAACTACATTGAGCACAAGATGAAGACGCACATGCAAGAGGCATGTGCAGGGGGTTCAGAGAAGAATCAAAAATAAAAATATTCTATGCTGTCACTGCCATGCTCACTTTACCATAGGTTTCTTTGGGCAGCCCACGTTTCGGTCACAAGTCGACCACCTCGCATACCTGGGACGCTCGCAGCCCGTCCCTGCTCCCCTCACCGACGTACACAGACGAAGGGTAAATCTCCTTCTGCAGGCCAGGCACCTCCGAGCTCCGCTGCGACGACAATCCGCTCGGTGACGGCGCGTTGGAGAGGATGCGCTGGATCGGATACCGAACGCTTGGCTTCATAGGCGTGCGTGCCTTCACACTGTGATGGGCACTGTGCCCCGTCATGGGGCTCGACCCCGACCCTACGGATGTATTTGTGCCGACACTTGTGTCACGCACATCCGTCGTCTCAGCCATGATGCGCTTCTGTGTCATGGGGAtttccagcagcagtgtaGTGTCAAGCGACGAGGAAGCGCGTTCCAGTAGGCGCTCCGCTTCGGACGTGAGCTCAATGAAATCGCACGCAAACAGGGCGTGTTGAGGTGTATGACGAAGTGTGTGAAAGAGCGGTGTttgccgcagccgcacaaAGGATGTGAGAAGCGACATGAGCTGGCCCTGttggtggaggagcggctgctgcagcgctgcgtcgctcTGTCGATTGCTCGGCGGAGTCGAAAGAGTGTAGGCTCCTGCCAGGATGGCCTCCGCGGCTCCCGGTGGTGTCCGCGACTTCTCCATTTCGGGGTCGGGAAATTGTGTAGCAACGACGCGCAGGCGACGATCATTATATTTTTCGATATGTGCCGCAATGAAGGTCAGGAGGCGGGGAGTGCATACCACCTCTTCGTCGTCATTCGGCAACTCCTCTTCCTGCTCCTCATCTGTGAGCACGGGTGACatcgaggagagcgacgaggaTGATGGCCGCACTGACACACAGTCGCTAACCTCTCTGCTATCTATCACTGTCGCCTTGCCCGCTTTTCGTGAGGCTGAGCCCAACGAGCCCTCGACGTATGCCACGGTTGAGGCCCTCCACTCAAAGTGGAACGTGGGGTCGATTGCTGTGCTATgctgaaggagatgcagTACTTCCCGAGAAAGACTGGGGATAAAATCCTCCTCTACTGTCTTGTCCGGCATCGCCACCGACTCCTCCACAAGGTTGCCTTTCGTGAGAAAGTTCGTCTTCATCCTATCCACCAGCCGCGCTACAGTggctgcgccgcagcggtCACGCAATGTCAGAGATGTGCGTACAATCAGAGGCAGGTCAGAGAGGTATGTGTACAGGCACATCCACGCCCGCTCATTCCACTCCTCATGCGCCACGTCGTCCACGAGGTGTCGCAGTTGCCGCTCCAGTTTCTGCAGAAAGTACCGCGGGATCACGGTAGACCCCCCCTTGTTCCCCGTCGGAGTCTGCGTGTCTTTGCACACGCGCTCGCCTGCTTGTACCACGCCGgttggtgctgcgccgtcgcgcaACGGCGTCCATCCCAAGTCAGCACAGTTGATCAGGATGGATTCGTTCGCATTCTCGCCGGTAGGCACAATGGGACTCATCATGGCCGCCGCAAGCCACTGATCGGGCGTGGCACTCGCCGCAGTGTTCATGGCGTCGTACATTGTCCTCCGCTCTGTCTGCGTGCTGCGGTCTTCGCAAAACCACCGCGGATTCGTCTGAGTTGTGGAAACGCGGATGCTGGGTGGCGCCCCACCTGAGCTCAGCAGCGTTCTTATTAGGCCCGGTGCGCCTGCTACTGCTGTATTGATCATCTGACGTGCGGTGGCCGTGGCCGTCCGCGGAGAAGGGCTGCGTTCGACCTCCGCTTCGCGGCCGGCATGGGCATCCTCGCAACACGCGCGCGGGGTCTCGACCGCATTCTCTGCTGTCAAAGACGCCTTGTCCGTGTCTACCGCCGTCGGTGCGGTGAGCGCCGGCGCAGGGTACGGCCCCTGGCTCCCCACAGTGGCTGCGTTGGAGGCGCTTCGATAATACGCGCCAtcctcaccgctgccgctgcccccgtGCACGCGGTACCCAGAGCTCGAGACGCCGCGGCGAGAAGCGCGGACGCCAGGGAGGTCGTTGTGGCCAGGGTCCTGCAgagcgctggcggtgccCAGAGCTCTTTTGTGTTGCGCGACTGCGTCGACAGTGAGCTTTGGCTGAGGGGCGGCGTCAGAAGCCTCAATACGAGAGGTGGCGCCTTCCGTCCCCACGCCACCGTTGCGGGAATGGGAATGATGCcgatgcgtgtgcgcttggAACAACTCGCGACTCTTCGCAGGATGGAAGCGGTCGTTAGCTGTGGCCGTCGTTGGCGTAGCATTGTTGTGTGTGTTATTCATGTGTGCCACACGAAGCCGACTCGAACTGCGGCTCCGCGGGCCAGC from Leishmania panamensis strain MHOM/PA/94/PSC-1 chromosome 32 sequence includes these protein-coding regions:
- a CDS encoding NAD+ synthase, putative (TriTrypDB/GeneDB-style sysID: LpmP.32.1760), which encodes MPVAPLHPELQRVLKEHRNTRAFDPVAWIEMKCAKLNNYMRRCGLKACVTSVSGGIDSAVVLAMCARAMQVPKSPIEKNVGLCQPIYSSPWALKRGKENIAACGATEVVIDQTNLHAELTTLIEKAVGIKGGDFARGQLRSYMRTPPGFYVAQLLNQEGTPAIVMGTGNKDEDFYLGYFCKAGDGVVDVQIISDLHKSEVFLVAEVLGVPANTRNAAPSADLWEAQTDEDELGFPYDFVELFTGWYLEQCETSKLEFLRSLSNEAREEFERYVAACELVHRRNAHKLQGQVNL
- a CDS encoding hypothetical protein (TriTrypDB/GeneDB-style sysID: LpmP.32.1770); its protein translation is MAGPRDTESMQLETVANGYDTGVLTMPSEEFASLHLQPLQDDTWIRHAPIVHMDNFVQTATGERVKQEILKDYTEAKERLGTNRPDPILEGMMYQAQFMEAYRKDAHTVDADKAHSYRRQLLENHRRARTIKNAEP
- a CDS encoding protein phosphatase 2C, putative (TriTrypDB/GeneDB-style sysID: LpmP.32.1780) — its product is MMPLKRAPPRRPPAKQPMSPAKQMHYLSQQQIQMARMLEQQTRERRTYIVRSVLLFVTLTLMMGYGYYVYGVIVALTILIGGWLMGWLEVLQVVLAWVVRNAGQPNFDELLRRADIMSQPMKEKNSFSGENEFLEYGSSSMQGWRRTMEDAHTLLLLEKGGFFGVYDGHSGAATAKYCGEYMFQFVHQTKAFMKGEISKALYDGFIAIDKYLHTLPNFERGGCAAVVLYLDGDDVYCANAGDSRCVMCRNGSVDALSTDHKPFLPSEQMRIERAGCYVLNRRVNGMLALSRAIGDFMFKNNTQVSWEMQAVTSAPEVRVTKLNRDKDEFAVLACDGIWDIMSSKQVVDFVRPRIQERVPLGKICEELMDACLSPQPFRLGCDNMSVVIIKFKRGPQGGVQTAQTSATSSPHASLLYLPAVSSCMTDDNISALGKDDTSSPSAVAQIPDEVASTAGNAERAHSASGGEGAVSGDIKERGGTAERKNSLPKSPKSPKVFSANVAPAFSRCSVTNTLPTSDRHESRDDGLSSGDCAANSNASPLMMSTHPKVLSTTASPIDLSLKGRVV
- a CDS encoding hypothetical protein (TriTrypDB/GeneDB-style sysID: LpmP.32.1790); its protein translation is MYDAMNTAASATPDQWLAAAMMSPIVPTGENANESILINCADLGWTPLRDGAAPTGVVQAGERVCKDTQTPTGNKGGSTVIPRYFLQKLERQLRHLVDDVAHEEWNERAWMCLYTYLSDLPLIVRTSLTLRDRCGAATVARLVDRMKTNFLTKGNLVEESVAMPDKTVEEDFIPSLSREVLHLLQHSTAIDPTFHFEWRASTVAYVEGSLGSASRKAGKATVIDSREVSDCVSVRPSSSSLSSMSPVLTDEEQEEELPNDDEEVVCTPRLLTFIAAHIEKYNDRRLRVVATQFPDPEMEKSRTPPGAAEAILAGAYTLSTPPSNRQSDAALQQPLLHQQGQLMSLLTSFVRLRQTPLFHTLRHTPQHALFACDFIELTSEAERLLERASSSLDTTLLLEIPMTQKRIMAETTDVRDTSVGTNTSVGSGSSPMTGHSAHHSVKARTPMKPSVRYPIQRILSNAPSPSGLSSQRSSEVPGLQKEIYPSSVYVGEGSRDGLRASQVCEVVDL